The proteins below are encoded in one region of Mycobacterium pseudokansasii:
- a CDS encoding helicase HerA-like domain-containing protein — translation MSTETVADGPGGPAQRIAAGYSVAGQALELGTVVVDGDADPTAQIRIPLATINRHGLVAGATGTGKTKTLQLIAEQLSAAGVAVLMADVKGDLSGLSRAGEANDKAAARAKDTGDNWTPTAFPVEFLSLGTSGVGVPVRATISSFGPILLSKVLGLNATQESTLGLIFHWADQRGLPLLDLKDLRTVISRLTSDQGKAELKALGAVSPTTAGVILRALVNLEAEGADTFFGEPELRPDDLIRVDSQGRGIISLLEFSGQSLRPVLFSTFLMWVLADLFTYLPEVGDLDKPKLVFFFDEAHLLFTDASKAFLEQVEQTVKLIRSKGVGVFFCTQLPTDLPNTVLSQLGARIQHALRAFTPDDQTALSKTVRTYPKTDVYELESALTSLGTGEAVVTVLSEKGAPTPVAWTRMRVPRSLMGAIGTDAVAAAAHSSPLQAVYGQTVDRVSAHEMLDAKYAPVPEAPPVPPRGKYDPQPWPDEIQVPPMPAPVEPKGPGMWEEILKNPTVKSAINTGVREITRSIFGTGRRRSK, via the coding sequence ATGAGCACCGAAACGGTGGCCGACGGGCCTGGCGGGCCCGCGCAGCGGATCGCGGCCGGTTACTCCGTGGCAGGCCAGGCGCTGGAATTGGGCACCGTCGTCGTCGACGGCGACGCCGACCCCACTGCGCAGATTCGCATTCCACTCGCCACCATCAACCGGCACGGTTTGGTAGCCGGGGCCACTGGAACCGGGAAAACCAAAACGTTGCAGCTCATCGCCGAGCAGCTCAGCGCCGCGGGCGTGGCCGTGCTCATGGCCGACGTGAAGGGCGACCTGTCCGGCCTATCCCGGGCGGGGGAGGCCAACGACAAGGCGGCCGCACGGGCGAAAGATACCGGTGACAATTGGACGCCCACGGCCTTCCCGGTGGAGTTCCTGTCGCTGGGTACCAGTGGAGTGGGTGTCCCGGTGCGCGCGACCATCTCCAGCTTTGGACCTATTCTGTTGTCAAAGGTGCTGGGGCTCAACGCTACCCAGGAATCAACGTTGGGGCTGATCTTCCACTGGGCCGACCAGCGGGGACTTCCGTTGCTGGACTTGAAAGATCTGCGGACCGTGATCAGCCGTCTGACCAGCGACCAGGGTAAGGCGGAGCTGAAAGCCCTTGGCGCCGTTTCGCCGACGACTGCCGGTGTCATCCTGCGAGCATTGGTCAACCTGGAAGCCGAAGGTGCTGACACCTTCTTCGGCGAGCCGGAACTGAGACCTGACGACCTGATACGCGTAGACAGCCAGGGCCGCGGCATCATCTCGTTGCTGGAGTTCAGCGGTCAGTCGCTGCGTCCCGTGCTGTTCTCGACCTTCTTGATGTGGGTGCTGGCCGACCTGTTCACCTATCTGCCCGAGGTGGGGGATCTGGACAAGCCTAAGCTGGTGTTCTTTTTCGACGAGGCGCACTTGCTTTTCACCGACGCCTCCAAGGCTTTCCTGGAGCAGGTCGAGCAGACGGTCAAGCTCATTCGCTCCAAGGGTGTCGGGGTGTTCTTCTGTACCCAATTGCCGACGGATCTGCCCAACACGGTGCTGTCTCAGCTGGGGGCGCGGATCCAGCATGCGCTACGGGCGTTCACACCCGACGATCAAACGGCGCTCAGCAAAACCGTTCGCACGTATCCGAAAACCGATGTCTACGAACTGGAATCGGCGCTGACGTCGCTGGGCACCGGTGAGGCCGTCGTGACCGTGCTCTCGGAGAAGGGCGCGCCCACCCCGGTGGCCTGGACCCGCATGCGGGTTCCCCGGTCGCTGATGGGCGCGATCGGCACCGATGCCGTTGCCGCAGCTGCGCACTCAAGCCCACTGCAGGCCGTGTATGGCCAGACCGTCGACCGGGTGTCCGCCCACGAAATGCTGGACGCCAAGTATGCGCCGGTACCGGAGGCGCCACCAGTCCCGCCGAGGGGAAAGTACGATCCGCAGCCGTGGCCGGACGAGATCCAGGTGCCGCCCATGCCGGCGCCCGTTGAACCCAAGGGCCCCGGCATGTGGGAAGAGATTCTGAAGAACCCGACCGTCAAGAGCGCCATCAACACCGGGGTGCGCGAAATCACCCGCAGCATCTTCGGCACCGGGCGGCGCCGCAGCAAGTAA
- the orn gene encoding oligoribonuclease has protein sequence MRDELVWIDCEMTGLNIASDKLIEIAVLVTDADLNILGDGVDVVIHADGDALSSMIDVVAEMHTRSGLIEEVKASTVDLATAESMVLDYINEHVKQPKTAPLAGNSIATDRSFIARDMPALDAFLHYRMIDVSSIKELCRRWYPRIYFGQPPKGLAHRALADIHESIRELRYYRRTAFVPPPGPSTSEIAAVVADLSGEADAPVVIDSAEEPPTG, from the coding sequence GTGCGTGACGAACTGGTGTGGATCGACTGCGAGATGACGGGGCTGAACATAGCTTCGGACAAGTTGATCGAGATCGCCGTGCTGGTCACGGACGCCGACCTGAACATTCTCGGGGACGGAGTGGACGTGGTGATCCACGCCGACGGCGACGCGCTGTCGTCGATGATCGACGTCGTTGCCGAGATGCACACCCGCTCGGGACTGATCGAGGAAGTCAAGGCTTCCACCGTCGACCTGGCGACGGCCGAATCGATGGTGCTCGACTACATCAACGAACACGTCAAGCAACCCAAGACGGCACCGCTGGCGGGAAACTCCATCGCCACCGACCGATCCTTCATCGCCCGCGACATGCCCGCTCTGGACGCTTTTCTGCACTACCGGATGATCGACGTCAGCTCGATTAAGGAGCTCTGCCGACGCTGGTACCCGCGCATCTACTTCGGCCAGCCGCCCAAAGGCCTGGCGCACCGGGCGCTGGCCGACATTCACGAATCCATCCGCGAACTGCGGTACTACCGGCGTACCGCGTTCGTACCCCCGCCAGGGCCCTCTACCAGCGAAATCGCCGCGGTGGTCGCCGATCTTTCCGGCGAAGCCGACGCACCGGTGGTAATCGATTCGGCCGAGGAGCCTCCGACCGGTTAA
- a CDS encoding L,D-transpeptidase, whose amino-acid sequence MTPLRRSRSWLAAIMVPVAVFAVACSSGSAPAPVKVIVNKGTPFADLLVPKLTAPVTDGAVGVTVDAPVTVSVADGVLAAVTMVNENGKSIGGQLSPDGLHWSTTDQLGYNRRYTLSAKALGLGGAATRQMTFQTSSPAHLTMPYVNPGDGEVVGIGEPVAIRFDENIADRVAAEKAIKITTNPPVEGAFYWLNNREVRWRPEHFWKPGTVVDVAVNTYGVDLGEGMFGEDNVKTHFTIGDEVIATADDSTKVLTIRVNGEVVKTMPTSMGKDSTPTANGIYIVGARFKHIIMDSSTYGVPVNSPNGYRTDVDWATQISYSGVFVHSAPWSVGAQGHTNTSHGCLNVSPSNAQWFYDHVKSGDIVEVVNTVGGTLSGTDGLGDWNIPWDQWRAGNAKA is encoded by the coding sequence ATGACGCCTTTACGCAGAAGTCGATCGTGGCTGGCTGCGATCATGGTCCCGGTCGCTGTTTTCGCCGTGGCGTGCAGCAGCGGCAGTGCGCCCGCGCCGGTCAAGGTCATCGTCAACAAGGGCACACCCTTCGCCGACCTGCTGGTGCCCAAGCTGACCGCGCCGGTGACCGACGGAGCCGTCGGTGTCACCGTGGATGCGCCCGTCACCGTCAGCGTTGCCGACGGTGTGCTGGCGGCGGTCACCATGGTGAACGAAAACGGCAAGTCGATAGGCGGCCAGCTGAGCCCCGATGGACTGCACTGGTCGACCACCGACCAACTCGGCTACAACCGGCGCTACACCCTCAGCGCGAAGGCGCTCGGACTGGGCGGCGCGGCGACTCGCCAGATGACATTCCAGACCAGCTCGCCCGCACACCTGACGATGCCCTATGTGAATCCCGGCGATGGCGAGGTCGTGGGAATCGGCGAGCCGGTGGCGATCCGGTTCGACGAGAACATCGCCGACCGGGTCGCTGCGGAGAAGGCCATCAAGATCACCACCAACCCGCCGGTCGAAGGCGCCTTCTACTGGCTGAACAACCGCGAGGTGCGTTGGCGCCCAGAGCATTTCTGGAAGCCCGGCACCGTTGTCGACGTCGCGGTCAACACCTATGGCGTCGATCTTGGCGAGGGAATGTTCGGCGAGGACAACGTCAAAACGCACTTCACCATTGGCGATGAGGTCATCGCGACCGCAGATGACAGCACCAAGGTGCTGACCATCCGGGTCAACGGTGAGGTCGTCAAGACCATGCCGACGTCGATGGGTAAGGACAGCACGCCGACCGCCAATGGCATCTACATCGTGGGCGCGCGGTTCAAACACATCATCATGGACTCGTCGACCTATGGCGTTCCGGTGAACTCGCCCAACGGGTATCGCACCGACGTCGACTGGGCCACCCAGATTTCCTACAGCGGGGTCTTCGTGCACTCCGCGCCGTGGTCGGTGGGCGCTCAAGGCCACACCAACACCAGCCACGGGTGCCTGAACGTGAGCCCGAGCAATGCCCAGTGGTTCTACGACCACGTCAAGAGCGGTGACATCGTCGAAGTCGTCAACACCGTGGGAGGAACGCTGTCCGGCACGGACGGCCTCGGGGACTGGAACATTCCCTGGGATCAGTGGCGCGCCGGTAACGCCAAGGCCTGA